In Brassica rapa cultivar Chiifu-401-42 chromosome A06, CAAS_Brap_v3.01, whole genome shotgun sequence, a single window of DNA contains:
- the LOC103827625 gene encoding tRNA (guanine(9)-N1)-methyltransferase isoform X2 — protein MVAAAANDDNGVDNDLKPDSEPAPANLSPPAEQKPLSKNAQKKQVKQQRYEAKKAEKKAQEKEHKRKEGERKHKEWEETLANATEEERLKLIESRKSLRKERMEKRSEEKEKKMERLTRAKEIGQNVVVDVDFAHLMSELEISSLVQQIMYCYAVNGRSATPCHLWLTGVKGEMSRQLDKLPGFEKWFIEKESRCYIEAMADRKESLVYLTADSETVLDELDPESIYIIGGLVDRNRFKGITMNKAQEQGIKTAKLPIGEYMKMSSSQVLTVNQVVEILVKFLETRDWKTSFFTVIPQRKRTGGDLVDSSKSEPLSEEHQDKEGDEDEKHDLLERKKLCVEVPLENGS, from the exons ATGGTGGCGGCGGCGGCAAATGACGACAACGGCGTCGACAACGACCTTAAACCGGATTCTGAACCGGCTCCGGCCAACCTGTCCCCTCCGGCGGAGCAGAAACCTCTGTCTAAAAACGCACAGAAGAAGCAAGTAAAGCAGCAAAGATACGAAGCGAAGAAAGCTGAGAAGAAGGCGCAGGAGAAGGAGCACAAGAGGAAGGAAGGCGAGAGAAAGCACAAGGAGTGGGAGGAGACCCTAGCGAACGCCACGGAGGAAGAGAGGCTGAAGCTGATCGAGTCGAGGAAGAGTCTCCGTAAGGAGAGGATGGAGAAGAGGTCtgaggagaaagagaagaagatggaaCGGCTCACTCGAGCTAAAGAGATAGGTCAAAACGTCGTCGTAGATGTTGATTTCGCTCATCTCATGTCCGAGTTGGAGATCTCCAGCCTCGTTCAGCAG ATAATGTATTGCTATGCGGTGAATGGGAGAAGCGCGACCCCTTGTCATCTATGGTTAACGGGAGTGAAAGGGGAGATGAGTAGGCAGCTTGATAAGCTTCCTGGTTTTGAGAAATGGTTCATAGAGAAAGAGAGTCGGTGTTACATTGAGGCCATGGCTGATAGGAAAGAGAGTTTGGTGTACCTTACGGCTGACTCTGAGACTGTTTTGGATGAGCTTGACCCCGAGAGTATCTATATAATTGGTGGTTTAGTGGATCGAAACCGGTTCAAAGGGATCACTATGAATAAGGCACAAGAACAAGGCATTAAAACAGCTAAGCTTCCTATAGGGGAGTACATGAAAATGTCTAGTTCTCAG GTTCTCACTGTGAACCAAGTTGTGGAGATACTCGTGAAGTTTCTGGAGACGAGGGACTGGAAGACATCGTTCTTCACTGTGATTCCTCAGAGGAAACGAACTGGAGGTGATCTTGTAGACTCTTCGAAATCAGAACCTCTCTCTGAAGAGCATCAAGATAAAGAGGGTGATGAGGACGAGAAACATGATCTTCTGGAGAGGAAAAAGTTATGCGTTGAAGTTCCTCTGGAAAATGGTAGCTAG
- the LOC103827625 gene encoding tRNA (guanine(9)-N1)-methyltransferase isoform X3, with product MVAAAANDDNGVDNDLKPDSEPAPANLSPPAEQKPLSKNAQKKQVKQQRYEAKKAEKKAQEKEHKRKEGERKHKEWEETLANATEEERLKLIESRKSLRKERMEKRSEEKEKKMERLTRAKEIGQNVVVDVDFAHLMSELEISSLVQQIMYCYAVNGRSATPCHLWLTGVKGEMSRQLDKLPGFEKWFIEKESRCYIEAMADRKESLVYLTADSETVLDELDPESIYIIGGLVDRNRFKGITMNKAQEQGIKTAKLPIGEYMKMSSSQVLTVNQVVEILVKFLETRDWKTSFFTVIPQRKRTGGDLIKRVMRTRNMIFWRGKSYALKFLWKMVAR from the exons ATGGTGGCGGCGGCGGCAAATGACGACAACGGCGTCGACAACGACCTTAAACCGGATTCTGAACCGGCTCCGGCCAACCTGTCCCCTCCGGCGGAGCAGAAACCTCTGTCTAAAAACGCACAGAAGAAGCAAGTAAAGCAGCAAAGATACGAAGCGAAGAAAGCTGAGAAGAAGGCGCAGGAGAAGGAGCACAAGAGGAAGGAAGGCGAGAGAAAGCACAAGGAGTGGGAGGAGACCCTAGCGAACGCCACGGAGGAAGAGAGGCTGAAGCTGATCGAGTCGAGGAAGAGTCTCCGTAAGGAGAGGATGGAGAAGAGGTCtgaggagaaagagaagaagatggaaCGGCTCACTCGAGCTAAAGAGATAGGTCAAAACGTCGTCGTAGATGTTGATTTCGCTCATCTCATGTCCGAGTTGGAGATCTCCAGCCTCGTTCAGCAG ATAATGTATTGCTATGCGGTGAATGGGAGAAGCGCGACCCCTTGTCATCTATGGTTAACGGGAGTGAAAGGGGAGATGAGTAGGCAGCTTGATAAGCTTCCTGGTTTTGAGAAATGGTTCATAGAGAAAGAGAGTCGGTGTTACATTGAGGCCATGGCTGATAGGAAAGAGAGTTTGGTGTACCTTACGGCTGACTCTGAGACTGTTTTGGATGAGCTTGACCCCGAGAGTATCTATATAATTGGTGGTTTAGTGGATCGAAACCGGTTCAAAGGGATCACTATGAATAAGGCACAAGAACAAGGCATTAAAACAGCTAAGCTTCCTATAGGGGAGTACATGAAAATGTCTAGTTCTCAG GTTCTCACTGTGAACCAAGTTGTGGAGATACTCGTGAAGTTTCTGGAGACGAGGGACTGGAAGACATCGTTCTTCACTGTGATTCCTCAGAGGAAACGAACTGGAGGTGATCTT ATAAAGAGGGTGATGAGGACGAGAAACATGATCTTCTGGAGAGGAAAAAGTTATGCGTTGAAGTTCCTCTGGAAAATGGTAGCTAGATGA
- the LOC103827625 gene encoding tRNA (guanine(9)-N1)-methyltransferase isoform X1 has protein sequence MVAAAANDDNGVDNDLKPDSEPAPANLSPPAEQKPLSKNAQKKQVKQQRYEAKKAEKKAQEKEHKRKEGERKHKEWEETLANATEEERLKLIESRKSLRKERMEKRSEEKEKKMERLTRAKEIGQNVVVDVDFAHLMSELEISSLVQQIMYCYAVNGRSATPCHLWLTGVKGEMSRQLDKLPGFEKWFIEKESRCYIEAMADRKESLVYLTADSETVLDELDPESIYIIGGLVDRNRFKGITMNKAQEQGIKTAKLPIGEYMKMSSSQVWTHRFCSTKCSSLLNTLISNVHLLYCCLYFLKQDHDVGLVIIDLGSHCEPSCGDTREVSGDEGLEDIVLHCDSSEETNWR, from the exons ATGGTGGCGGCGGCGGCAAATGACGACAACGGCGTCGACAACGACCTTAAACCGGATTCTGAACCGGCTCCGGCCAACCTGTCCCCTCCGGCGGAGCAGAAACCTCTGTCTAAAAACGCACAGAAGAAGCAAGTAAAGCAGCAAAGATACGAAGCGAAGAAAGCTGAGAAGAAGGCGCAGGAGAAGGAGCACAAGAGGAAGGAAGGCGAGAGAAAGCACAAGGAGTGGGAGGAGACCCTAGCGAACGCCACGGAGGAAGAGAGGCTGAAGCTGATCGAGTCGAGGAAGAGTCTCCGTAAGGAGAGGATGGAGAAGAGGTCtgaggagaaagagaagaagatggaaCGGCTCACTCGAGCTAAAGAGATAGGTCAAAACGTCGTCGTAGATGTTGATTTCGCTCATCTCATGTCCGAGTTGGAGATCTCCAGCCTCGTTCAGCAG ATAATGTATTGCTATGCGGTGAATGGGAGAAGCGCGACCCCTTGTCATCTATGGTTAACGGGAGTGAAAGGGGAGATGAGTAGGCAGCTTGATAAGCTTCCTGGTTTTGAGAAATGGTTCATAGAGAAAGAGAGTCGGTGTTACATTGAGGCCATGGCTGATAGGAAAGAGAGTTTGGTGTACCTTACGGCTGACTCTGAGACTGTTTTGGATGAGCTTGACCCCGAGAGTATCTATATAATTGGTGGTTTAGTGGATCGAAACCGGTTCAAAGGGATCACTATGAATAAGGCACAAGAACAAGGCATTAAAACAGCTAAGCTTCCTATAGGGGAGTACATGAAAATGTCTAGTTCTCAGGTATGGACCCATAGGTTTTGTAGCACAAAATGTTCCTCTCTTTTGAATACATTGATCTCCAATGTACATTTGCTGTATTGTTGCCTATACTTTCTTAAGCAAGACCATGACGTGGGTTTGGTTATTATTGATTTAGGTTCTCACTGTGAACCAAGTTGTGGAGATACTCGTGAAGTTTCTGGAGACGAGGGACTGGAAGACATCGTTCTTCACTGTGATTCCTCAGAGGAAACGAACTGGAGGTGA
- the LOC103827627 gene encoding nuclear transcription factor Y subunit B-6: protein MERGGFHGYRKFSLNTTNPSEPGTKFLMAEGSMQLSEPNQTNKTANGGEEECTVREQDRFMPIANVIRIMRRILPAHAKISDDSKETIQECVSEYISFITGEANERCQREQRKTITAEDVLWAMSKLGFDDYIEPLTLYLHRYRELEGDRGVGYNTGSVGMTSGMVVKRPNGAMAEYGAYGVVPGMHMAPYHYRHQNGYGYSGNEPDSKMGGPSSAANGSRVELFPTQQHKY from the exons ATGGAACGTGGAGGCTTCCATGGCTACCGCAAGTTCTCCCTCAACACCACCAATCCTTCTGAACCAGGTA CGAAGTTTTTGATGGCGGAGGGGAGCATGCAGCTATCAGAGCCCAACCAGACTAACAAAACCGCTAATGGAGGTGAAGAGGAGTGCACGGTGAGGGAGCAAGACAGGTTCATGCCTATTGCCAACGTGATACGGATCATGCGGAGGATCTTACCTGCTCACGCCAAGATCTCTGACGACTCCAAGGAGACGATCCAAGAGTGTGTCTCGGAGTACATCAGCTTCATAACAGGAGAGGCCAATGAGCGATGCCAGAGGGAGCAGCGCAAGACCATCACTGCCGAGGATGTCTTGTGGGCCATGAGCAAGCTAGGTTTTGATGATTACATAGAACCCCTCACGTTGTACCTCCACCGCTACAGAGAGTTGGAGGGTGACAGAGGAGTTGGGTACAATACTGGTTCCGTTGGTATGACCAGTGGCATGGTGGTCAAGAGGCCTAATGGTGCCATGGCCGAGTATGGAGCCTACGGTGTTGTGCCAGGGATGCACATGGCGCCGTACCATTATCGTCATCAGAATGGGTATGGTTACAGTGGTAATGAACCTGATTCCAAAATGGGTGGTCCATCATCAGCAGCTAATGGTTCCAGAGTTGAACTGTTTCCAACTCAGCAACATAAGTACTGA
- the LOC103827629 gene encoding nudix hydrolase 2, protein MSASSSSSTNLVTSEEANGGVTVLPGVEDKYGGVVTEISHPIDPSAFSALLRTSLSNWTLQGKKGVWIKLPRHLIGLAETAVKEGFWFHHAEKDYLMLVYWIPKDDNTLPFNASHRVSIAAFVINHKKEVLVVQEKTGRTKGKGIWKFPTGVVNEGEYIHDGSVREVKEETGVDTEFVQVLAFRQTHKTFFEKSNLFFVCMLKPLSFEINAQESEIEAAQWMPWEEYTKQPFVQNHELLRYMTDICSAKTNGDYEGFTTIPVSEHDQQGNLYFNSRDLLPRH, encoded by the exons AtgtctgcttcttcttcttcctccacgaACCTGGTGACCAGCGAGGAGGCAAACGGCGGCGTTACAGTCCTTCCAGGTGTTGAAGACAAGTACGGTGGCGTGGTGACGGAGATAAGTCATCCCATAGATCCTTCTGCCTTCTCTGCACTTCTCCGAACCTCTCTCTCTAACTGGACTCTTCAG GGAAAGAAAGGAGTGTGGATCAAACTGCCGAGGCATCTTATTGGTCTTGCTGAAACTGCTGTTAAG GAAGGGTTCTGGTTTCATCACGCGGAGAAGGACTACTTGATGCTTGTGTATTGGATTCCCAAAGACGACAATACGCTTCCTTTTAATGCATCTCACCGTGTTAGCATCGCTGCCTTTGTCATTAACCACAAGAAAGAG GTGCTAGTGGTTCAAGAGAAGACAGGAAGAACTAAAGGCAAAGGTATCTGGAAGTTCCCCACCGGAGTAGTCAATGAG GGTGAATACATCCATGATGGTTCGGTCAGAGAGGTGAAAGAAGAGACCGGG GTGGATACTGAATTTGTTCAAGTATTGGCGTTCAG ACAGACCCACAAAACTTTCTTTGAAAAGTCAAATTTGTTCTTTGTGTGCATGCTAAAGCCCCTTTCTTTTGAGATCAATGCACAGGAGTCAGAGATAGAGGCAGCTCAG TGGATGCCATGGGAGGAATACACCAAGCAACCATTCGTACAGAACCATGAGCTACTGAGGTATATGACAGACATTTGCTCTGCAAAAACCAACGGAGACTACGAAGGCTTCACTACTATCCCCGTCTCTGAACATGATCAACAAGGCAACTTGTACTTCAACTCCCGCGACCTCCTTCCCCGCCATTAA
- the LOC103827630 gene encoding uncharacterized protein LOC103827630 encodes MGSLFILRCFLLFFFLFQGAFAAAGKIWSRTEMVEMAGYGEQKLSSVIITGSLLCDNTSCPHLPSIAIPGATVAIKCHTGYKRRSKWIKAVTDDLGEFEIDLPSQLHAIPDMENTCVVKPIHVPKLYRCNHRSTNTHKRIKLVSSTNGFRVYTSGKIKLQGHSSRS; translated from the exons atgggAAGCTTATTCATCCTACGTTGCTTCTTgttattcttcttcttgtttcaaGGAGCGTTTGCAGCTGCAGGGAAGATATGGAGCAGAACAGAGATGGTGGAGATGGCTGGCTACGGTGAACAAAAACTCTCCTCCGTGATCATCACCGGATCTCTTCTATGCGACAACACTTCGTGTCCTCACCTTCCCTCTATAGCTATTCCAG GCGCCACTGTTGCCATCAAGTGCCACACTGGATACAAAAGGAGATCCAAATGGATTAAAGCTGTTACTGATGATTTGGGAGAGTTTGAAATCGATCTCCCTTCACAACTCCACGCAATCCCCGACATGGAAAACACGTGCGTCGTTAAGCCAATACATGTGCCTAAGCTATATAGATGCAATCACAGGTCGACCAATACACACAAACGCATCAAGCTTGTTTCCTCTACTAACGGCTTCCGTGTCTACACCTCAGGGAAGATCAAGTTACAGGGTCACAGTTCAAGATCATAG
- the LOC103827631 gene encoding heterogeneous nuclear ribonucleoprotein 1, with product MDMESGKLFIGGISWETTEDRLREYFQSFGEVLEAVIMKDRATGRARGFGFLVFADPNVAERVVLLRHVIDGKLVEAKKAVPRDDQKSNSSLQGSSPGPANSKKIFVGGLASSVTEAEFKKYFSQFGTITDVVVMYDHRTQRPRGFGFISYESEDAVDRVLRRTFHELNGKMVEVKLAVPKDPIRNQMNVNGFGSGRISALLMNEYSQGFSTSPVSSYGVKPEVRYSPGVVNRGGFSPFGHGYGIDLNFEQDQTQSYGSGSSAGFGRPFSPGYTPSLSRYSSQIETGGANGSAAKNHLWGNGGGLGYMSNSPISRSSFSGNSGMSSLGSIGDNWGGAGARARNSYRSEGGGLGLEAMRGVHVGGLSSGSNSLEADSLYSDSAWLSLPAKADERLGMGAFDFMSRGPAGYINRQPNGGIAA from the exons ATGGATATGGAGTCAGGTAAGCTCTTCATCGGTGGCATCTCTTGGGAGACCACCGAAGACCGTCTTCGCGAGTATTTTCAGAGCTTCGGCGAGGTTTTGGAGGCTGTCATCATGAAGGATCGTGCCACTGGTCGTGCGCGTGGCTTTGGTTTCCTTGTCTTCGCTGATCCCAATGTTGCCGAGAGAGTCGTCTTGCTCAGACACGTCATCGATGGTAAACTT GTTGAGGCGAAGAAGGCAGTTCCAAGAGATGATCAGAAGAGTAACAGCAGTCTCCAGGGATCATCACCTGGTCCAGCTAACAGTAAAAAGATCTTTGTTGGAGGTTTGGCGTCATCCGTTACAGAGGCTGAGTTCAAGAAGTACTTTTCTCAGTTTGGGACCATCACTGACGTTGTGGTGATGTATGACCACCGAACACAGAGACCGAGAGGCTTTGGGTTCATCTCTTATGAATCAGAGGACGCTGTAGACAGAGTTTTGCGGAGGACGTTCCACGAACTCAATGGGAAGATGGTGGAAGTCAAACTGGCTGTTCCCAAGGACCCAATCCGGAACCAAATGAATGTCAATGGCTTTGGGAGTGGTAGAATCAGTGCATTGCTGATGAACGAGTACTCACAAGGGTTCAGCACGAGTCCAGTCTCCAGTTATGGAGTGAAACCTGAAGTTAGGTACAGTCCAGGAGTAGTTAATAGGGGCGGATTCTCACCTTTTGGACATGGATATGGGATTGATCTGAATTTCGAGCAAGACCAGACTCAGAGCTATGGATCTGGCTCCAGTGCAGGCTTTGGACGGCCCTTTAGTCCAGGATATACTCCGAGCCTTAGCAGGTACAGTAGCCAGATCGAGACAGGAGGAGCTAACGGTTCAGCAGCAAAGAATCATTTATGGGGAAATGGTGGTGGTCTAGGTTACATGTCAAACTCACCAATATCTAGAAGCAGCTTCAGTGGAAACTCTGGGATGTCTTCACTAGGCAGCATTGGAGACAACTGGGGAGGAGCAGGTGCACGTGCACGTAATAGCTACCGCAGTGAGGGAGGAGGCTTAGGATTAGAAGCAATGAGAGGAGTTCATGTTGGTGGTTTAAGCAGCGGCTCAAACAGCTTGGAGGCAGACTCTTTGTACAGTGACTCGGCGTGGCTTTCGCTGCCTGCAAAGGCGGATGAAAGATTGGGAATGGGAGCATTTGACTTCATGTCTAGAGGACCGGCTGGATACATCAACAGGCAACCAAACGGAG GAATTGCAGCTTAG
- the LOC103827633 gene encoding RING-H2 finger protein ATL79 yields MRLLVEQVATRASSPLSSASSTECNSHTCRWKPYSNSTEFQANVSVLLILVVSALICGLSLCAAIRCFLRPNLQTDDNEHKPDPEEDFSSTVPTPTLVYSSDLELAGAQAECAICLSEFEPGESIHVLEKCHHGFHVKCIHKWLSSHSSCPTCRTSIFSQNTLDSATSTVAPSTNQTNA; encoded by the coding sequence ATGCGTTTGCTAGTAGAACAAGTAGCTACTAGAGCTTCTTCACCATTGTCCTCTGCTTCTTCTACAGAATGTAACTCTCATACTTGCAGATGGAAGCCTTACTCCAACTCTACTGAGTTCCAAGCAAACGTATCTGTTCTCCTCATCCTTGTCGTCTCTGCTCTCATATGTGGTCTCTCTCTCTGCGCTGCAATACGTTGCTTTCTCCGCCCAAATCTCCAAACTGACGACAACGAGCACAAGCCTGATCCTGAAGAGGATTTTTCATCCACCGTGCCAACTCCGACGCTTGTCTACTCCTCAGACCTTGAGCTTGCAGGAGCTCAAGCAGAGTGTGCCATATGTTTGTCTGAGTTCGAACCAGGTGAGAGCATCCACGTGCTGGAGAAATGTCATCATGGGTTTCATGTCAAGTGCATCCATAAGTGGCTATCTTCACACTCTTCCTGTCCTACTTGCCGGACTTCTATCTTCTCACAGAACACCTTGGACTCTGCAACATCAACGGTAGCTCCTTCAACAAACCAGACCAATGCTTAG